In the genome of Halapricum salinum, one region contains:
- a CDS encoding DUF5518 domain-containing protein, with amino-acid sequence MTLTSNDGAAVQPERTPEPLGRIVDWLVTAVLVLGGLAVTAIGIAVYSAADRAWIAELVADGTIQSADLTNAELIDVTYGLAWWGGLGLLVTGGLLVVAGIAFLAYRRRSRARREAQGITGPDTTANAIIGAVVTGVTSFVPFSPVLGGVVSGYLQGGDRAEGARVGAYAGIVAAAPLAVLFGFLAVAFAVVATELSLAGPMAIGVAGLFVGFLVAVGYLVALSALGGYLGIVIGERRDADSTA; translated from the coding sequence ATGACACTGACATCGAACGATGGAGCGGCTGTACAGCCGGAGCGAACGCCCGAACCACTCGGTCGGATCGTCGACTGGCTGGTGACGGCAGTGCTCGTCCTCGGCGGTCTTGCCGTCACGGCTATCGGGATCGCCGTCTACAGCGCCGCCGACCGCGCGTGGATCGCCGAACTCGTCGCAGACGGGACGATACAGTCGGCCGACCTGACCAACGCCGAACTGATAGACGTCACTTACGGGCTGGCCTGGTGGGGGGGACTCGGTCTGCTCGTCACTGGCGGCTTGCTGGTCGTCGCTGGTATCGCGTTCCTGGCGTACCGGCGTCGCTCGCGCGCACGCCGCGAAGCACAGGGAATCACCGGCCCGGACACCACGGCAAACGCCATCATCGGCGCTGTCGTGACTGGCGTCACGTCGTTCGTGCCGTTCTCGCCGGTCCTAGGCGGCGTGGTCTCGGGCTACCTCCAGGGTGGCGACCGCGCCGAGGGCGCACGCGTCGGGGCCTACGCCGGCATCGTCGCCGCCGCGCCACTGGCCGTGCTGTTCGGCTTCCTCGCGGTCGCGTTTGCGGTCGTCGCGACCGAACTGAGTCTCGCCGGCCCGATGGCCATCGGCGTCGCCGGCCTGTTCGTCGGCTTCCTCGTCGCCGTCGGCTATCTGGTCGCGCTCAGCGCTCTCGGTGGCTACCTCGGCATCGTCATCGGCGAACGTCGCGACGCCGACTCGACGGCCTGA